One genomic segment of Scophthalmus maximus strain ysfricsl-2021 chromosome 3, ASM2237912v1, whole genome shotgun sequence includes these proteins:
- the mrpl49 gene encoding mitochondrial ribosomal protein L49, with the protein MAVSFTLRSIMLRRSLHGAFSLHRRTRGPPVAGVGLRFVCDAAPEEKKMAVIESVEEYSFVERLIPLSRVPAPPHHAGPTPSGWMPPADSPPPLPYMIRRSRMHNIPVYSDLTHGRRKTTLIRKVEGDIWALEKDVQQYLKNVTGRELPTQVNEVTMTLTVKGHFDKELKEWLASKGF; encoded by the coding sequence atggcgGTCTCCTTCACCCTCCGGTCCATCATGCTCCGCAGGTCGCTTCATGGAGCCTTCAGCCTGCACCGTCGGACCCGGGGGCCTCCTGTCGCCGGTGTCGGGCTCAGGTTCGTTTGTGACGCTGctccagaagagaaaaaaatggcgGTAATAGAGTCTGTGGAAGAATACAGCTTCGTAGAGCGGCTCATCCCGCTGTCACGGGTCCCCGCGCCACCTCACCACGCCGGCCCCACTCCGTCCGGCTGGATGCCCCCGGCTGATtcaccgccgccgctgccgtaCATGATCCGCCGCTCCCGTATGCACAACATCCCGGTGTACAGCGACCTGACCCACGGCAGACGCAAAACAACACTCATACGGAAAGTGGAGGGGGACATTTGGGCTCTGGAGAAGGACGTGCAGCAGTACCTGAAGAATGTGACTGGGAGAGAGCTGCCCACACAGGTCAACGAGGTCACCATGACCCTGACGGTCAAAGGTCACTTCGATAAGGAGCTGAAGGAATGGTTGGCCAGCAAAGGCTTCTGA
- the si:dkey-93l1.9 gene encoding ninjurin-1 isoform X1: MDRLHGQDMPLNKMDDVEASKAISGKVHRPINMNHYATKKSAAQSMLDVALLMANSSQLKTLLYVGPQYRFYIPLIVLLSLSISLQVAVGLLLVFIAVKYDLNDARKHTKLNTMNNISTIFVFFTVLINIFITALGFEGHSVMSSVPQVLTVMEPLLPPKPIDHNITGII, translated from the exons ATGGACAGACTACACGGACAGGACATGCCGCTGAATAAAATGGATGACGTAGAG GCTTCGAAAGCCATCTCTGGAAAAGTGCATCGCCCCATCAACATGAATCACTATGCCACGAAGAAAAGTGCGGCTCAGAGCATGCTGGACGTGGCCTTGCTGATGGCCAACTCGTCTCAGCTGAAAACCCTTCTCTATGTGGGGCCCCAGTACCGGTTCTACATCCCCCTCATTGTCCTGCTGTCCCTGTCCATCTCGTTACAGGTCGCCGTGGGGCTGCTGCTCGTCTTTATTG CAGTGAAGTATGATCTGAATGACGCGAGGAAACATACCAAGTTGAACACGATGAACAACATATCGACAATATTTGTCTTCTTCACAGTCCTCatcaacatcttcatcacagcGCTGGGCTTTGAGGGACACTCCGTCAT GTCATCGGTACCACAAGTGCTGACAGTGATGGAGCCTCTGCTCCCCCCTAAGCCCATTGACCACAACATCACTGGAATCATTTAG
- the si:dkey-93l1.9 gene encoding ninjurin-1 isoform X2: MDRLHGQDMPLNKMDDVEASKAISGKVHRPINMNHYATKKSAAQSMLDVALLMANSSQLKTLLYVGPQYRFYIPLIVLLSLSISLQVAVGLLLVFIVKYDLNDARKHTKLNTMNNISTIFVFFTVLINIFITALGFEGHSVMSSVPQVLTVMEPLLPPKPIDHNITGII; encoded by the exons ATGGACAGACTACACGGACAGGACATGCCGCTGAATAAAATGGATGACGTAGAG GCTTCGAAAGCCATCTCTGGAAAAGTGCATCGCCCCATCAACATGAATCACTATGCCACGAAGAAAAGTGCGGCTCAGAGCATGCTGGACGTGGCCTTGCTGATGGCCAACTCGTCTCAGCTGAAAACCCTTCTCTATGTGGGGCCCCAGTACCGGTTCTACATCCCCCTCATTGTCCTGCTGTCCCTGTCCATCTCGTTACAGGTCGCCGTGGGGCTGCTGCTCGTCTTTATTG TGAAGTATGATCTGAATGACGCGAGGAAACATACCAAGTTGAACACGATGAACAACATATCGACAATATTTGTCTTCTTCACAGTCCTCatcaacatcttcatcacagcGCTGGGCTTTGAGGGACACTCCGTCAT GTCATCGGTACCACAAGTGCTGACAGTGATGGAGCCTCTGCTCCCCCCTAAGCCCATTGACCACAACATCACTGGAATCATTTAG
- the emd gene encoding emerin (Emery-Dreifuss muscular dystrophy) has protein sequence MVGSAQVTSDILRNPRGRAASSDVHNQCRGSRLLLGPFCPASSKLRASATVSAKNCFIVFSEMSLSEKSDEEISKLLAEYGIKHGPIVGSTRKLYEKKLENAMEKTPAKSSSDKTYYREEEEEITYITYHSPVRHEGSADMLKRRGNAEQDDDEESDQDTEPAIQMTNRTANHSAVRYKEPVRKSGGIMWKVIRLLLLAVLAAVLYYAYCRMISDEENPFGIQ, from the exons ATGGTGGGCAGCGCACAGGT CACCAGCGACATACTGCGGAACCCCAGAGGCAGAGCTGCGTCAAGTGACGTCCACAATCAGTGCCGCGGGTCACGCCTACTGCTCGGCCCGTTCTGCCCAGCTTCCTCCAAGCTCCGCGCCTCAGCCACTGTTTCTGCAAAGAACTGTTTTATCGTTTTTTCTGAG atgtCATTAAGTGAGAAAAGTGATGAGGAGATCAGCAAGTTGCTTGCTGAATATGGCATTAAACACGGACCCATAGTAG GCTCTACTCGGAAGCTGTACGAGAAGAAGCTTGAAAATGCCATGGAGAAGACTCCAGCCAAATCCTCCTCTGATAAGACCTACTACAGAGAGGAAG AAGAGGAGATTACCTACATCACATACCACAGTCCA GTTAGACATGAGGGTTCTGCAGACAT GCTGAAACGAAGAGGCAATGCTGAGCAAGATGACGACGAGGAATCAGACCAAGATACAGA GCCCGCTATCCAGATGACTAACAGAACGGCCAATCACAGTGCAGTGCGATACAAGGAGCCTGTCAGGAAGTCTGGAGGCATCATGTGGAAGGTGATTCGCCTGCTGCTGTTAGCTGTGTTAGCAGCTGTCCTCTACTATGCCTACTGCCGCATGATATCCGACGAAGAAAATCCCTTTGGCATTCAGTGA